Proteins encoded together in one Bacillota bacterium window:
- a CDS encoding Ger(x)C family spore germination C-terminal domain-containing protein, producing FGLNHSGLALFSRRRLVGWLSEEQVAVFGRVKRGYPEGVVSMLTDLVPGRLLSLHVTSGSKKYWITSEGDNLTLHLQETVGGELVEAAGVTITSPTELGRLERALEKKEEENIRDVLRTMQELRADAFGFGELLRRKDPGNPALADADTWREAYARAKVDVKVRVRARNRGFTK from the coding sequence AGTTTGGCCTGAACCATTCGGGTTTGGCCCTTTTCAGCCGGCGGAGGCTGGTCGGCTGGCTCAGCGAAGAGCAGGTGGCCGTCTTCGGGCGCGTCAAGCGGGGCTATCCCGAGGGGGTCGTGAGCATGTTGACCGACCTCGTTCCGGGCAGGCTCCTTTCTCTCCACGTCACGAGCGGCTCCAAGAAGTATTGGATCACGAGCGAAGGCGACAACCTGACCCTCCACCTCCAGGAGACGGTCGGGGGAGAGCTCGTCGAGGCGGCGGGCGTGACGATCACCTCGCCCACGGAACTCGGGCGCCTGGAACGCGCGCTGGAGAAGAAGGAAGAGGAGAACATCCGGGACGTCCTGAGGACCATGCAGGAGCTGAGGGCGGACGCCTTTGGCTTCGGCGAGCTGTTGCGGCGCAAGGATCCTGGCAACCCCGCCCTGGCCGATGCAGACACCTGGCGGGAGGCTTACGCTCGAGCCAAGGTCGACGTGAAGGTTCGGGTCCGGGCCCGTAACCGGGGGTTCACCAAGTAG